One Ricinus communis isolate WT05 ecotype wild-type chromosome 1, ASM1957865v1, whole genome shotgun sequence DNA window includes the following coding sequences:
- the LOC8286723 gene encoding uncharacterized protein LOC8286723 isoform X2: MAAQEQAMKPILQKPPGFRDPSKPVPRPPPPLRKAALPPSFQPRKRRKNYGGMCCRILVIISFTVLLILFILGGVFYLWFDPKLPVFHLQSFKISSFRVTTKPDGTYLNAATVARVEVRNPNSKLTYRYSESQVQMTLGQDQGTQLGSMSLPGFLQDKKNTTSFKIQMSVKNELIEDGVGSRLKSQFKSRKLVVNVQVTTKVGVDVQGLEIGMLGVDVSCDGITLKQIDGDDMPKCSIHTLKWININ; the protein is encoded by the exons ATGGCAGCACAGGAGCAGGCAATGAAACCGATTCTCCAAAAACCGCCAGGTTTCAGAGACCCAAGCAAACCAGTTCCAAGACCGCCGCCACCGTTGCGAAAGGCCGCCTTGCCACCTTCATTCCAACCGAGAAAAAGACGCAAGAATTACGGTGGTATGTGCTGCCGCATTCTTGTAATTATCTCATTCACCGTCTTATTAATTCTCTTCATCCTCGGCGGCGTTTTCTACCTATGGTTCGATCCAAAACTCCCCGTTTTCCACCTTCAGTCATTCAAGATTTCTTCCTTTCGCGTCACTACTAAACCCGACGGAACTTATCTCAATGCTGCCACTGTGGCAAGAGTAGAGGTCAGGAATCCCAATTCTAAGTTAACGTATCGATACAGTGAGTCTCAGGTCCAAATGACACTCGGTCAGGATCAGGGGACTCAATTGGGTTCCATGAGTTTACCTGGATTCCTTCAGGATAAAAAGAACACCACCAGTTTCAAGATTCAGATGAGTGTGAAGAATGAGCTGATTGAGGATGGTGTTGGGTCCAGGCTTAAGTCTCAGTTCAAAAGTAGAAAATTGGTGGTGAATGTTCAGGTTACGACTAAAGTTGGAGTGGATGTTCAAGGGTTGGAGATTGGGATGTTAGGGGTGGATGTGTCGTGTGATGGTATTACATTGAAGCAGATTGATGGCGATGATATGCCTAAATGCAGTATCCACACACTCAAATG GATCAATATAAATTGA
- the LOC8286723 gene encoding uncharacterized protein LOC8286723 isoform X1, with translation MAAQEQAMKPILQKPPGFRDPSKPVPRPPPPLRKAALPPSFQPRKRRKNYGGMCCRILVIISFTVLLILFILGGVFYLWFDPKLPVFHLQSFKISSFRVTTKPDGTYLNAATVARVEVRNPNSKLTYRYSESQVQMTLGQDQGTQLGSMSLPGFLQDKKNTTSFKIQMSVKNELIEDGVGSRLKSQFKSRKLVVNVQVTTKVGVDVQGLEIGMLGVDVSCDGITLKQIDGDDMPKCSIHTLKWWMQTLTYQID, from the exons ATGGCAGCACAGGAGCAGGCAATGAAACCGATTCTCCAAAAACCGCCAGGTTTCAGAGACCCAAGCAAACCAGTTCCAAGACCGCCGCCACCGTTGCGAAAGGCCGCCTTGCCACCTTCATTCCAACCGAGAAAAAGACGCAAGAATTACGGTGGTATGTGCTGCCGCATTCTTGTAATTATCTCATTCACCGTCTTATTAATTCTCTTCATCCTCGGCGGCGTTTTCTACCTATGGTTCGATCCAAAACTCCCCGTTTTCCACCTTCAGTCATTCAAGATTTCTTCCTTTCGCGTCACTACTAAACCCGACGGAACTTATCTCAATGCTGCCACTGTGGCAAGAGTAGAGGTCAGGAATCCCAATTCTAAGTTAACGTATCGATACAGTGAGTCTCAGGTCCAAATGACACTCGGTCAGGATCAGGGGACTCAATTGGGTTCCATGAGTTTACCTGGATTCCTTCAGGATAAAAAGAACACCACCAGTTTCAAGATTCAGATGAGTGTGAAGAATGAGCTGATTGAGGATGGTGTTGGGTCCAGGCTTAAGTCTCAGTTCAAAAGTAGAAAATTGGTGGTGAATGTTCAGGTTACGACTAAAGTTGGAGTGGATGTTCAAGGGTTGGAGATTGGGATGTTAGGGGTGGATGTGTCGTGTGATGGTATTACATTGAAGCAGATTGATGGCGATGATATGCCTAAATGCAGTATCCACACACTCAAATG GTGGATGCAAACGTTAACGTATCAGATTGATTAA